From the Actinomadura luzonensis genome, the window CGTAGCCTTCTTGACCAATGTCCGTCAACCCCGCCGGAGTCCTGCCTTGGTAAGCAGCTCGCTCACCGTCATCAGCCTGATCACCGCGTTCCTGAACGTCATCCTCCTGATCGGCGGCGTCGTCCTCATCGCGATGCGCCGGCGCGAGCAGGGGCGCGGCGCCGTGCTCGGGATCTCCGGCTGCGTCGTGCTCCTGCTCGGGGCGGTCTTCAGCCTGCTGCAGGGTTTCCTGCAGTCGGCCCTGGTCGACGTGCTGGGCATCGGCGGCGCGGTCGGCCTGTCGGTCCTGGTCTCCTCGATCTTCCACCTGATCGGCGTGGCCCTGCTGATCGGCGGCGTGGTCGCCCGGCGTGACCCGCCGCGGCCCGCCGGTCCGCAGGGCTGGCCGCAACAGCAGCCGCCGGCGGCGCCGTGGGAGCAGCAGCAGGGCTGGAACCAGCCGCCGCAGCAGCCGCCGTACCCGCAGCAGCAGCCGGGCTGGCAGAACCCGCCGCAGCCCCCCTTCGGCCAGGGCCCGCAAGCCTGACGCGCGTCGACCGGGACCCGCGCACCTGAACCGGCCTTCGACCAGCGCCCGCGCCTGACGCCCGCGTCTTCGCTACTCGCCGCGCAGGTACCGCGCCCACGTGATCTCGCCGGCCGGCTCGGCGGTCGTGACCAGGCCGCCGGCGCGGCAGGCGCGGCCGAGCCCGCCCGGCACCCGCAGCCGCAGCACCGGCCGGCGCAGCCCGCGCGCCCGCAGCCACGTCCCGGCGGCCTCGGCCATGGTCAGCACCTCGGGCCCGCCGAGCTCCACGATCTCCTGCCGGGGCCCGTCCTCGATCAGGTCCGTCAGGCGGCGGGCGACGTCCCTGACGTCCACGGTCTGCACCGTGATGCCCGGATCGGCCACCACCGCGCCGAGCCGGGCCATGCCGCGCAGCGCCAGCTCGACGAACTCGTGGAACTGCGTGGCGCGCAGCACCGTCCACGGCACCCCGCCGTCCCGGACCAGCCGCTCGGCCCGCGTCTTGAGGCGGAAGTAGCCCCAGGGCACCCGGTCCGCGCCGACGATCGAGACGTACACCAGGTGTCCCACGCCGGCCGCCCGGGCCGCCGCGAGCAGCGCCGCCGTGCCGTCCAGCTCCACCCGGCGGCTGTAGCGGCCCCGGTACGGCGCGGTGGCCAGGTGGACGACCGCGTCCACGCCGGCCACCGCCTCCTCCAGGCCGCGCCCGGTGGCCAGGTCCGCGGCGAACCAGCGCACGCCGTCCGTGGAGGGGCGGGCGGAGCGGCTGGTCGCCCGCGCCTCGTACCCCTCGTCCGCCAGCCTCTCCAGCAGCGCGCGGCCGGCCCGGCCGCTGCCTCCCGTCACCAGTACACGTGTCATGCGATCTGGACGGGGCAGCAGGCGTAAGTGTGACAATGTCGGCGGAAAACCCCGACACTCCGCAGCGCCGCCACGAGGGACCCATGACTTCGCACCACTCCGGACGCCAGGAACCGGACCCCGAGCAGACCGTCCAGCACCGTTCACCCCACCCTCGCCCGTCCACCGACCCACCGGTGACGCGGCGGCTGGAGTACACCCCTGACATGCTCCCCGACGTGCAGCTCTACGAGGCCAAGCCGGCCCGGTCGGGCTGGTGGTGGGTGATCCTGGTGGGCGGGCTGGTGCTGCTGATCGCCGCGCTGGCGGTGGCCGCCGTCCTGTGGGTGCGGAGCACGCAGTCCACGGCGAAGGCCCTGCCCGTCCCGGCCTCGGCGGTCGTCACGCCCGGGTGAGCTCCATGACCCAGTTCGTCTCCCAGTCCTCCTCGCGCTCCCCCGCGCCCGCCTCGGCGAACGCCTGCTCCCACCGGGCGCGGCCGGGGCCGGGCACCGTCCAGACGAACCGGCAGCGGACCGTCCGCCCCTCCACCGTCTCCTCCCCGTAGAACAGCCCCCGGTCCCCCTCGAAGGCGCCCACCATGGGCCGGGTGTCGAGCTCGCCGCGCGCGCTGCTGGCCCAGTAGATGGACCACTGGCGGGTGCCGGGGTGGTAGACGCGCACGGTGAGGCCGTTCCAGCCCTTGGTCGGGAACGTGATCTCGTCGACGCTGGCCGCCCCGTCGAAGTGGCGGGTGGCGACCGAGCGGCCGGGGAACTCCTCCCATTCGGCGGCGCCGGACAGGGGCCCGGACAGAGGCCCGGACAGAGGCCCGGACAGTGGCTCGGTCAGCCGGCGGTTGGCGACGTTCCAGTGACCGGCGAGAAAGTCGAAGTCGTTCATGCGCGAGAACCTACGGCCGGGTCACTGACAGGTAGTGTCAGTGGTCGTGCGCGCCTCCCGCCTGGTCTCGATCCTGTTGCTGCTCCAGACCCGGGGCCGGATGACCGCGCGCGAGCTGGCCGGCCGTCTGGAGGTCTCGGTCCGCACGATCTACCGCGACGTCGAGTCGCTGCACGCCGCCGGCATCCCCCTGTACGGCGACGCCGGCCCGCGCGGCGGCTACCAGCTCCTCGACGGCTACCGCACCCGGCTGACCGGCCTGACCCAGGACGAGGCCGAGTCGCTGTTCCTCGCCGGGCTGCCCGGCCCGGCGGCCGAGCTGGGCCTCGGCGCCGTGGTGACGGCGGCGCAGCTCAAGCTCATGGCCGCGCTGCCGGCCGAGCTGCGCGACCGCGCCGGGCGGCTCCAGGAGCGTTTCCACCTCGACGCGCCGACCTGGTACCGGGACCGGGAGCCGGTGCCGTACCTGCCGGACGTGGCCGACGCCGTGTGGAACGAGCGGCGGGTCCAGGTCACCTACCGGCGGTGGAAGGAGCCGCAGGAGGTGGAGCGGCTGCTGGATCCGTACGGGCTGGTGGTCAAGGCGGGCCGCTGGTACCTGGTGGCCGGCGCGGACGGCGGCGCGCGGACCTACCGGGTCTCGCAGATCCTCGCCCTGCGTGTGCTGGAGGAGGGGTTCGCCCGGCCCGAGGGGTTCGACCTGGCGGCGTACTGGGCGGAGCACCTGGCCGCGTTCGAGGCCGGGCTGAGGAGGGGCGAGGCGGTGGTGCGGCTGTCGCCGCGCGGGCTGGAGCGGCTGCCCGACCTGATGACGCCGGGCGTGGTGGAGGCGGCCAGGCGGACGGCCGGGCCGCCGGACGCGGAGGGCTGGACGCGGGTCACGGTGCCGATCGAGTCGGTCGAGCACGCGCTGGCCGAGTTCCTGCGGCTCGGGGTGGACGCCGAGGTGGTGTCGCCGTCCGAGCTGCGGGCCCGCCTCGCCGCCACCGTCACCGCCCTGGCCGCCCGCTACTCCGAAAGTTTCACGGAGCCGTCGCCCTAGTACACGCTTGTTCCCAGCTCAAAGCACTCGGTCTTGACCCGATCAACCTGGCCCATTGCAGGGCTGAAACTTTCTCAACACACTCGCAATGTTTCAGGCGATCGAGAGGAGCCCGGATGAAAGTGACAGCTCGCCTAGCCAGTGCCGCGGTCGCCGCGGTGACGCTCGTCGTCGCGATGCTGATCTCGGCGCCCCCTGCCGCCTCGGCCCAGCTGACCGAGGTGACCGGCTTCGGCACGAACCCCACCAACCTGCGCATGCACCTCTACGTGCCCGACGGCGTCGGCTCCCGCCCGGCGCTGCTCGTGGCCGTCCACTACTGCACCGGCTCGGGCCCGGCGTTCTACTCCGGCACCGAGTTCGCCTCGCTGGCCGACCGGTACAAGTTCATCGTCATCTACCCGTCGGCGACGCGGAGCGGCTCCTGCTTCGACGTCTCCTCGCCGCAGGCGCTGCGCCACGACGGCGGCAGCGATCCGGTCGGCATCGTGTCCATGGTCCGGTACGTGCAGCAACGCTACGCCGCCGATCCTGATCGCACGTACGTCACCGGCGCCTCCTCGGGCGCGATGATGACGAACGTGCTGCTCGGCGACTACCCCGACGTGTTCAAGGCGGGGGCGGCGTTCATGGGCGTGCCGTTCGGCTGCTTCGCCACCACCGACGGGTCGAGCTGGAACAGCACCTGCGCCAACGGCCAGCTCATCAAGACCCCGCAGCAGTGGGGCGACCTGGTGCGCGGCGCCTACCCCGGCTACAGCGGCCCGCGTCCGCGCATGCAGGTGTGGCACGGCACCGAGGACACGACGCTGCGCTACCCGAACTTCGGCGAGGAGATCAAGCAGTGGACGAACGTCCACGGCCTGAGCCAGACGCCGACCACCACCGACCAGCCCCGCTCGGGCTGGACCCGGACCCGTTACGGCGGCACCGGCACGACCGTCGCGGTCGAGGGCATCAGCATCCAGGGCGTCGGGCACAGCCTGCCGCAGAGCGGCATGGCGGCCATGGCGATCGCCTTCCTCGGCCTGGACACCCCTGGCCCGTCGCAGACCCCGACCGCCACCCCGACCGTGACCCCCACCGTGACCCCGACCGTCACCCCCACGTCGCCCGCGGGCGCGTGCAAGGTCGGCTACACCATGAACACCTGGAACAATGGCTTCACCGCCAGCGTCACGATCACCAACACCGGCGCGTCCCCGCTCTCCACCTGGTCACTGGCCTTCACGCTGCCCGCCGGCCAGACGGTCACCTCCGCCTGGAACGCCACCGTCTCCCCCGCCTCGGGCGCGGTGACGGCCAGGAACGTCAGCTACAACGGCAATGTGGCGCCCGGCGCGTCCACCCAGTTCGGTTTCCAGGCCACCCACAGCGGCAACACCGCCGCCCCCTCCTCCTTCACCCTGAACGACGCCCCCTGCACCACCTGACCGCCCCCTTCCGGAAGGGCCGGCCGCTCCGCGGACCGGCCCTCCCTCATCCACAGCCCACCCCGACCGCACCCCTCATCCACAGAACGCCGCTCGCCCCCGCCCACCCCGCGCGCCCTCCGCCATCCTGACGTCCAGCCTTCTCCCCCCCAGAAAGGACGGACGACATGCCCGGAGGCCCGCCCACCCTAGGCTTCACCCTGATCATCTACGCCGCGGTGGCCCTGGTGTCCCTCCTCCTGAGAGGGCGCCGCCGATGACCACCCGAGCCACAGCGCCACCGCTGTCCGCTCCCGCGCTCACCCTCACGGTGATCATCCCCGCCCACGACGAGGAGCAGAGCCTCCCCGACACCCTCCGCTCCATCACCGCCCAGACCTCCCCGCCCGACAAGATCATCGTCGTCGGCGACGGCTCGACCGACCGCACCGGCGCGATCGCCGCCGCCTTCACCGGCGTGACGGTCCTGCGCCCGCCCCACCACCTCGGCGGCAAGGCCCGCGCCCAGAACCACGCCCTCCCCCACTGCGACACCGACCTGATCCTGGCCGTCGACGCCGGCACCGTCCTCGCCCCCGACTACATCGAACGCGTCAAGCCCGCCTTCGCCGACCCGGACGTCGGCGTCGCCGCCGGCAACGTCCAGACCCGCTTCACCCGCACCCCCTGGGAACGCGGCCGCTCCACCGAATACCTCTTCGGCTTCCACTGGCACCGGCCGATCCAGCAGCTCGCCGACAGCCCGATGGTCTGCTCCGGCTGCTGCTCGGTCTTCAGGCGCACCGCCCTGACCGCCGCCGGCGGCTTCCCCGAACGCACGATCGTCGAGGACATGGACTTCACCTGGACCCAGCAGGCGGAGGGCCGCAAGGCGGTCTACGTCTCCGACGCGGTGGCCTGGGCCGCCGACCCGGAGACCCTGCCGTTCCTGCGCAAGCAGGTGTGGCGCTGGATGGCCGGCTTCATGCAGAACGTCCGCCTGCACCTCCCGCGCCTGCTCGTCCGCAAGCCGATGCTGGCGACCTGGGTCGTGCTCGCCCTGCTGGAGATCCTGCTGGCGCCGCTGTGGTGGCTGACCCCGCTGATCGCCGTCCTGACCCTGCACGACCCCTTCCCGCGGACGATGTTCTGGTGGGCGGGCAGCGACCTGCTCCTGACCGTCCCCGCCCTCCTGTACGCGGCCGGACGCCGCCGCATCCCGACCCGCCTGGTCCTGCTGAACCTCCCCTTCGTCTACCTCAACAAGACCGTCAACCTCTACTACGCCTGGAAGGCCCTCCTGGTAGAGCTGGTCCTCGTCCCCCTGGGCCTCTCCCGCGGCCTCCTCGTCCACGAGAAGGGCCGCTGACCCGCCCTCACGACTCGGCCGGTCCGCTCCCCCAGGTGCGGCGGTGTGTGCGGGGTGGTCGGCCCACCACACGGAGTTGACCAGGCCGCCCTCGACGAGGCACCAAGCGCCCGCAACCCGCCGCCGCCGTCAGCGGCTTTTCTGAGGTCGCCGTCAGCGACGTTCCAGGGGTCGAGGCCAACGTGGACCGGTGACGAAGAAGACCACGAGTGCGGCCAGGCACAGGAACCCGGCCGCGCCGAGGCTGGCCACGTTGAAGCCGTGGACCGTGGCCTCGGCCGGCGTGTGGCCGGAGTGCCGGGCCGCGGCCGTCCCGGCCACCGTGCTGAGCAGCGCGGTGCCCAGGGACGCGCCGATCTGCTGTGAGGTCATGACCATGGCCCCCGCCACGGCACTGTCGGCACCGGCGCCGAGGGTCGCCGTGCTGTTGGCGGTGACGAGTACCCATCCCGTGCCGAGTCCCACCAGCAGGAACACCGGCAGTACGTGGAACCAGTAACCACTGTCGGCCCGCAGGAAGCCGAGCAGGGTGAGCCCGGCCGCGATCGTCAGGAGCCCGGGACACAGCAGCGCCCGCACCGGGACGCGGGACATCAGCGGGCTCGCCGCCCGGACCCCGATCATGAGACCGGCGGTCAGCGGCAGGAATCCCAGGCCTGCCCGGATCGGGGAATAGCCGAGCACGTTCTGCAAATGGAAAGTGAGGAAGAACAGCGCGGCGAACATGCCCACCGCCAGGCTGAACACCGACAGGTACGAGCCGCCGCGCGCCCGGTCCAGGACGACCCGCAGCGGGAGCAGCGGCCCCTTGACCCGGGCCTGGACCAGGACGAACGCGACCAGCCCCAGAGCTCCGGCGACCAGCGGGCCCAGGGTGGTCGGCGCGTCCCAGCCGTCGGGCTCGGCCCGGGCGAACCCGAGGACCAGGGCCATCAGGCCGGTGGTGGCCAGGACCGCACCGGTGACGTCGATGCGGGCGCCGGCCGCGCGGGAGGAGGGGCGCACGGCGTACAGCACCCCCGCCGCGGCCAGGGCCGCGATGGGCAGGTTCACGTACATGCACCAGCGCCAGTCGAGGGAGTCGGTGAGCACTCCGCCCAGCAGCACGCCCAGGCCGGAGGAGCTGCCCATCACGGTGCCGTAGACGCCGAAGGCCTTACCGCGTTCGGCGGGCGAGGGGAAGGCGGTGGCCAGGGTGGCCAGCACGGCCGGGGTGAGCAGCGCGCCGGACACGCCCTGCAAGGCTCGGCCGGTGAGCAGCATCGCCGGGCCGGTCGCCGCGCCGGCGAGCGCGGAGGCCGCGGCGAAGCCGACCAGCCCGGTCAGGAGGATCCGCCTGCGGCCGAGCAGTCCCGACAGCCGCCCGCCGAGCAGCAGCAGGCCGCCGTAGCAGAGCGCGAAGAGCGTGATCACCCACTGCCGGGCCGGGTCGGACAGACCGAGTGCGCGCTGCACGGAAGGCAGCGCGATGTTCACGATCGTCAGGTCGATGCCGACCATCAGCTGGGCGGTGGCGACCGTGGCCAGCGCCCACCAGCGCCGGGGGTCGGGCAGGGTCGGGTCGGCGGGATGCCGTCCGGTACTGGTGCCGGTGGTCACGGCTAGAACATCCCGTTCTGGTTCTCGGCGGTCTCGGGGATCGGCTGCATGACGTCCCAGTGCTCGACGATCCTGCTGTCGTCGTCCAGCCGGAAGATGTCGACGATGGCCGTGCCGGCTTGCCCTGGCACGCGTACGCCGTGGACGTGCGCGATGACGAAGTCGCCATCCGCGAAGATCTTCTTGACCTCGGCCCGCAGCGCGGGGAAGTCCGCCCGTAATTGGGCGATGAAGCCTTCGAGGCCCTTGATGCCGTCCGCGATGCGGGGGTTGTGCTGGACGTACCGGTCGCCGATGAGCCTGGACGCGGCCTCGAAGTCCTTCCGGTTCAGCCCGGCCTCGTAGAAGGCCAGAACGGTCTGCTTGTTGCCCTCACGCCTCGACTTCATGATCCCTCCGTTGCTTAACGGATGTAGTCCTACATCCGTAGGGCTACGACTGTAAGGCAACGGTCGTCGTAATACAATGCGGGCCATGGATGCCACCTCTTCGGCCTCGCCGTCGTCCACGCGGGGCCGCAACCGGCGAGGCCAGGGGGAACGGCTGCGCCGCGACATCATCGACGCCACGCTGCGCATGCTCGACGAACTGGGCGACGACGAGGCGCTGTCCCTGCGCGCCGTCGCACGCGAGGTGGGCATCGCGGCGACCTCGGTCTACATCCACTTCGCCGACCGCGACGCCCTGGTCTTCGCCGCCCTTGAGCAGTGCACGCACGACCTCATGGAGGACCTGGACCGGGCGGAGTCCGTCCACGACGACCCGGTGTCCCGGCTACGGGCACGCCTGCTGTTCCTCGGCACCTGGGTCCGCGACCACGCGGGCCTGTACAAGGTGCTGCACGAGAGCACGCTCAACCAGCGGATGCGCCTGGTGTTCAAGGAGGAGCTGACGGTGCGCACCACGGCCGCCGTCCAACGGTGCCTGGACGCGGGGCTCGCGCCCGCCGGCGACGCCGCCACCCTCGCCTTCGACCTGCGCGCGGCCGTGCACGGCTCCGTGTCGATCCGGGTGAACGAACCGGGCCTGACCTGGCCGCCGCTGGAGGAGCAGATCGATCGCTTCCTCACCAAGCTCGTCGGCGTGAGCCTGACGGACAGGTGACGGCGCAGGCGCCGCCATCGGCCGGCGGCCGGAGTTGCCCGGTCGCGAGGCACCCCCGTCGCCGCCGAACGCTTCGCCCCGTTCCGCCCACGCTCGCGGCCGCGAGCCCGCTCTGACCGACGAACACCACCGCCCGAGAACACCGTCGCCGAGAACACCGTCGCCGAGAACACCGTCGCCGAGAACACCGTCGCCGAGGACACCGTCGCTGAGTACACCCTCGCCGCCGTCGAAGCGTCCCGCGGGCGCGCCTTCGCCGTCCACCAGGCCGAATCGGGCGCGCCCGGGTGACGCCGAAGCCCTGTGGGCCGCCTTCGACGCGCCCGCCGACGGGCTGGACGTCCTGGCCGGCAACGCGGGCGTCCTCAGCGGCCGGAGCGGGAGCGACGGCGTCACCCGGGCGGGCCTTGAGCGCCTGTTCGCGGTCAACGCCACCGCCCCGGCACGGCGGCGCGACGGCGGGCGGACCGTCACCGTGGGCACCATGCTGCCCCGCCAAGCGGCCCTGCTCAGGGCGATCGACTCCGCGCTATCAGGGCGAGGGGGTGATGGCCTTGGGGTCGCGCGGGATACGCGCCACCGGCTCACTTGGCCCAGCAGGGTGGCTGCCCGCTGACGGTGTCGCGGGTGCTCCACCGCGCGCGGACCTCCGGAGAGGCCAGCAGGCCGTCTCAAGGAAACCCAGGAGTGGAGCTATGGGGATTCGAACCCCAGACCTCCTCCATGCCATGGAGGCGCGCTACCAACTGCGCTATAGCCCCTGGTCACCGCTACGAGTCAGCCCGTTGCGGCGCTCCGAGAGCATATAGCCATCCGCCCCGATTCGCCTAATCGCGGCGACCGGCCCGCGCCCTCGCCACCAGGACCGCGATCCCGTCGAGGTGGTTGCGCAGCCCGAACTCGAAGACCGAGTCCAGGTCCAGGTCGATGTCCGGTTGCCCGAGCACCTTGGCCAGGGCGGGAAACGCCCCGGCCGCCAGGAGAGCGCCCAGCTCCGCCTGCCGGGCCCGCATCCACTCGTCCTCCGTGATGCCGGTCTCCGTACGCGCCTGCAGCTCGGCCTCCAGGCTGACGGCGGTGCCGTGCACGAAGTTCATGAGGGACACGACGGCGTGCAACATGGTCCGGGCGTCGAGCCCGAGGCCGTCCAGGGCTTGGAGGACGCGGTCGGTGTGGGCCATGCCGTTGGGGACGAACTGCGGACGGGTGAGGGAGACGGCCTGGGCGAGCCAGGGATGGCGGCGGTGGATGCCCCACACCTGCCGGAGCGCCAGCTCCAGCCGGGGCCGCCAGCCGCGTGGCACCGTCGCGGCCGGCGGGTCCTCCCCGTACACGGCGTCGGTCATCAGGTGGACGAGGTCCTCCTTGCCGTCCACGTGCCGGTACAGGGACATGGCGGAGGTGGTGGAGCCCAGCTCGGTGGCGATGCGGCGCATGGAGACGGCGGCCAGGCCCTCTCCGTCGGCGATCCTGATGGCGGTCTGGACGATGCGCTGCCGCGTCAGGTCGGCCCCCGGCGGGCGTTCGTCCCGCCCGGCGACCACCGTCCCGACCCCGGGCACGGCCCGCGCCAGCCCCTCCTCCTGCAACCGGCTCAGCACCTTGCTGGCGGTCGCCATGGCGACCCCCCACTCCCGGATGATCTGCCGGGTCGAGGGCAGCAGGTCGCCGGGCGTCAGCTCCCCGGCGACGATCCGCCGTCGCAGCTCGTCCACGATGTGCGGCGCCTTCGTCATGCGCCCGCTCACCGCCCTCCCACCCGATCCGCCGATGTCCGCTCCAGCCGCGCCCACGATCCGGCCCTCCCTGCTCCCGTCCCTGACCATCCCACGCCGCGGCCGACGGACCGCCGTCCCGCAGGCGCGAGCGCACTAGAGCGGCAAGCGCCGACGAGGATCCCGCCAGGCAGGAGCTCTTCACCGCACTAGTGCGCGAAAGCACCGTATTGCCGGGGCAGGAGCCCTCTGCCTATGGTCGCGCATACGCAGTAAACACTGCACTACCCACCACGCGCCACGACGGAGGAGACCCCCATGCGCGGCCTGAACGTTCTCATCTCCGGCGGAGGTATCGCCGGCCCCGCCCTCGCCCACTGGCTCACCCGCGACGGCAACCACGTGACGATCGTCGAACGGGCCCCGTCGCTCCGCCCCGGCGGTCAGGCCGTGGACTTCCGCGGCGGACCACAGCTCAAGGTCCTGGAGCGCATGGGCATCCGCGGCACGGTGGAGGCGCACCAGACCCACATGGGCGACATCACGATCGTCGACGCGACGGGCAGACGCCTGTCGAGCCTCCCGTCAGCGGTCTTCAGCGGCGACGTCGAGATCCTGCGCGGCACGCTGAGCCGCATCCTGCACGACGCCACGGGCGACGTCGAGCGGATCTTCGACGACTCCGTCGCGTCGCTGACCGAGACCTCCGACGGCGTCCGCGTGACCTTCGAGAAGGCGCCGCCCCGCACCTTCGATCTCGTGGTGGGCGCCGACGGCATCCGCTCGGCGGTCCGCGAGCTGGCGTTCACGCCGGGCGAGACCGAGATGCGTCACCTCGGCCTGTACCAGGCCATCTTCCGCGTTCCGGGCACGTACGGCCTGGACCGGGCGGGCCTGATGTACAGCGTCCCCGGCAGGTGCGCCACCGTCATGCGCACGAACGGCGAAACCAGGGCCGCTCTCGACTTCGCCTCCCCGCCGATCGCCTACGACCACCGCGACCGCCGCCGCCAGCGCGAGCTCGTCGCGGCCGCCTTCGACGGCCTCGACTGGGAGGTCCCGTCCCTGCTCAACGCCATGTGGACGGCCGAGGACCTCTACTTCGCCCCCGCCGCGCAGATCGTCCTGCCCGCCTACTCCAGAGGGCGGGTGGTGCTGCTGGGCGACGCCGGGTACGCGGCGGGGCCGGGCGGGATGGGCACGGGCCTGGCCATGATCGGCGCGTACGTGCTGGCCGGCGAACTGGCGGCGGCCGACGACCACCGCACCGCCTTCACCCGCTACGAGAACGTGCTCCGCCCCTACGTCACCACCTGCCAGAAGCAGGCCCAGGGGGCGGAGAAGTACCTGGTCCCGCAGAAGCGGTCCCAGATCTGGGTGCGCAACCAGACCATGCGGACGCTGCCGTACATGCCGTGGAAGAACGCGGTGAAGAGGATGACGTCGAAGGCCGCGAGCGCCATCCGTCTGCCGGACTACACGAGCCCTTCAGCACGCCCCCACCCGGACCCGGGCCGCAAGCGGGAACCGGCCTCCGGACCGGATCCAGACCCCCGAACGGGCTCCGCCCGATCAGCGCCCCGGGTTCGCCGACGGGCTCAAGCCGGCACGTGACCTCAGGCCGGTGGCCGGGCTCGCGCGGGCAGGCGGCCACCGCGCCCGAGCCCCGAGTCCACCGGCCCAGGTCTAGACTTCGGCGTCCGGTTTGTCGTCGCTGCTGATCGGCTCCGGCAGCGTCCCGGCGTTGTGCTCCAGCAGCCGCCAGCCCTTGCGCCCTTCCTGCAGCACCGACCACGAGCAGTTGCCGAGCCCGCCGATCGCCGGCCACAGGTCCTCGGGCAGCCCGAGCAGCTCGCAGATGCCGAGCCGCAGCGCCGCGCCGTGCGAGGCCACGACCAGCAGGCCGTCGTCCTCCAGCTTGGCCGCCCAGCGACGCATCGCGGTGGCCACGCGGCCGGCGACGTCCTGCACCGCCTCGCCGTCGGGCGCCTCCCAGTCGGCGTACTCCTTGGGCCAGCGGGCCGCGATCTCCTCCCGCGTCAGGCCCTCCCACTGACCGCCGCCGCGTTCGCGGAAGTCCTTGTCGACGTGCACGTCGAGCCGGACCAGGCGGCCCAGCGCGAGCGCGGTGTCGTTGGCCCGCTGCAGGTCGGAGGAGACGATGAGGGTGGGCCGGAGGGAGGCAAGGAGCGAGGCGGCCCTGGCGGCCTGCGCGACGCCGGTCTCGTCGAGTGGAATGTCGGAATGGCCCTGGAAACGTTGCTCAACGTTCCACAAAGTCTGCCCGTGACGCAGACATACGATGCGCTTGCTCAAGTGCGCGCCCGCTGAAGGTTGGCCTGCAGGACGCTTTCCGGCAGCGCGATGGCCGGGCAGTCCTTCCACAGGCGCTCGAGGGCGTAGAAGGTGCGGTCCTCCTCGTGCTGGACGTGCACGACGATGTCGATGTAGTCGAGCAGCACCCAGCGGCCCTCGCGCTCGCCCTCGCGGC encodes:
- a CDS encoding SDR family oxidoreductase; this encodes MTRVLVTGGSGRAGRALLERLADEGYEARATSRSARPSTDGVRWFAADLATGRGLEEAVAGVDAVVHLATAPYRGRYSRRVELDGTAALLAAARAAGVGHLVYVSIVGADRVPWGYFRLKTRAERLVRDGGVPWTVLRATQFHEFVELALRGMARLGAVVADPGITVQTVDVRDVARRLTDLIEDGPRQEIVELGGPEVLTMAEAAGTWLRARGLRRPVLRLRVPGGLGRACRAGGLVTTAEPAGEITWARYLRGE
- a CDS encoding helix-turn-helix transcriptional regulator; the protein is MRASRLVSILLLLQTRGRMTARELAGRLEVSVRTIYRDVESLHAAGIPLYGDAGPRGGYQLLDGYRTRLTGLTQDEAESLFLAGLPGPAAELGLGAVVTAAQLKLMAALPAELRDRAGRLQERFHLDAPTWYRDREPVPYLPDVADAVWNERRVQVTYRRWKEPQEVERLLDPYGLVVKAGRWYLVAGADGGARTYRVSQILALRVLEEGFARPEGFDLAAYWAEHLAAFEAGLRRGEAVVRLSPRGLERLPDLMTPGVVEAARRTAGPPDAEGWTRVTVPIESVEHALAEFLRLGVDAEVVSPSELRARLAATVTALAARYSESFTEPSP
- a CDS encoding extracellular catalytic domain type 1 short-chain-length polyhydroxyalkanoate depolymerase, which produces MKVTARLASAAVAAVTLVVAMLISAPPAASAQLTEVTGFGTNPTNLRMHLYVPDGVGSRPALLVAVHYCTGSGPAFYSGTEFASLADRYKFIVIYPSATRSGSCFDVSSPQALRHDGGSDPVGIVSMVRYVQQRYAADPDRTYVTGASSGAMMTNVLLGDYPDVFKAGAAFMGVPFGCFATTDGSSWNSTCANGQLIKTPQQWGDLVRGAYPGYSGPRPRMQVWHGTEDTTLRYPNFGEEIKQWTNVHGLSQTPTTTDQPRSGWTRTRYGGTGTTVAVEGISIQGVGHSLPQSGMAAMAIAFLGLDTPGPSQTPTATPTVTPTVTPTVTPTSPAGACKVGYTMNTWNNGFTASVTITNTGASPLSTWSLAFTLPAGQTVTSAWNATVSPASGAVTARNVSYNGNVAPGASTQFGFQATHSGNTAAPSSFTLNDAPCTT
- a CDS encoding glycosyltransferase family 2 protein yields the protein MTTRATAPPLSAPALTLTVIIPAHDEEQSLPDTLRSITAQTSPPDKIIVVGDGSTDRTGAIAAAFTGVTVLRPPHHLGGKARAQNHALPHCDTDLILAVDAGTVLAPDYIERVKPAFADPDVGVAAGNVQTRFTRTPWERGRSTEYLFGFHWHRPIQQLADSPMVCSGCCSVFRRTALTAAGGFPERTIVEDMDFTWTQQAEGRKAVYVSDAVAWAADPETLPFLRKQVWRWMAGFMQNVRLHLPRLLVRKPMLATWVVLALLEILLAPLWWLTPLIAVLTLHDPFPRTMFWWAGSDLLLTVPALLYAAGRRRIPTRLVLLNLPFVYLNKTVNLYYAWKALLVELVLVPLGLSRGLLVHEKGR
- a CDS encoding MFS transporter; protein product: MTTGTSTGRHPADPTLPDPRRWWALATVATAQLMVGIDLTIVNIALPSVQRALGLSDPARQWVITLFALCYGGLLLLGGRLSGLLGRRRILLTGLVGFAAASALAGAATGPAMLLTGRALQGVSGALLTPAVLATLATAFPSPAERGKAFGVYGTVMGSSSGLGVLLGGVLTDSLDWRWCMYVNLPIAALAAAGVLYAVRPSSRAAGARIDVTGAVLATTGLMALVLGFARAEPDGWDAPTTLGPLVAGALGLVAFVLVQARVKGPLLPLRVVLDRARGGSYLSVFSLAVGMFAALFFLTFHLQNVLGYSPIRAGLGFLPLTAGLMIGVRAASPLMSRVPVRALLCPGLLTIAAGLTLLGFLRADSGYWFHVLPVFLLVGLGTGWVLVTANSTATLGAGADSAVAGAMVMTSQQIGASLGTALLSTVAGTAAARHSGHTPAEATVHGFNVASLGAAGFLCLAALVVFFVTGPRWPRPLERR
- a CDS encoding nuclear transport factor 2 family protein gives rise to the protein MKSRREGNKQTVLAFYEAGLNRKDFEAASRLIGDRYVQHNPRIADGIKGLEGFIAQLRADFPALRAEVKKIFADGDFVIAHVHGVRVPGQAGTAIVDIFRLDDDSRIVEHWDVMQPIPETAENQNGMF
- a CDS encoding TetR/AcrR family transcriptional regulator, whose product is MDATSSASPSSTRGRNRRGQGERLRRDIIDATLRMLDELGDDEALSLRAVAREVGIAATSVYIHFADRDALVFAALEQCTHDLMEDLDRAESVHDDPVSRLRARLLFLGTWVRDHAGLYKVLHESTLNQRMRLVFKEELTVRTTAAVQRCLDAGLAPAGDAATLAFDLRAAVHGSVSIRVNEPGLTWPPLEEQIDRFLTKLVGVSLTDR
- a CDS encoding TetR/AcrR family transcriptional regulator C-terminal domain-containing protein, with the protein product MTKAPHIVDELRRRIVAGELTPGDLLPSTRQIIREWGVAMATASKVLSRLQEEGLARAVPGVGTVVAGRDERPPGADLTRQRIVQTAIRIADGEGLAAVSMRRIATELGSTTSAMSLYRHVDGKEDLVHLMTDAVYGEDPPAATVPRGWRPRLELALRQVWGIHRRHPWLAQAVSLTRPQFVPNGMAHTDRVLQALDGLGLDARTMLHAVVSLMNFVHGTAVSLEAELQARTETGITEDEWMRARQAELGALLAAGAFPALAKVLGQPDIDLDLDSVFEFGLRNHLDGIAVLVARARAGRRD